In one Eschrichtius robustus isolate mEscRob2 chromosome 15, mEscRob2.pri, whole genome shotgun sequence genomic region, the following are encoded:
- the FAM136A gene encoding protein FAM136A isoform X1, whose translation MAELQQLRVQEAVDSMVKSLERENIRKMQGLMFRCSAGCCEDSQASMQQVHQCIERCHAPLAQAQALVTSELEKFQDRLARCTMHCNDKAKDSIDAGSKELQVKRQLESCVTTCVDDHMNLIPTMTKKMKESLSSIGK comes from the exons ATGGCGGAGCTGCAGCAGCTCCGGGTGCAGGAGGCGGTGGACTCTATGGTGAAGAGTCTGGAGAGAGAGAACATCCGGAAGATGCAG GGCCTCATGTTCCGGTGCAGCGCCGGCTGTTGTGAGGACAGCCAGGCGTCCATGCAGCAAGTGCACCAGTGCATTGAGCGCTGCCATGCACCTCTGGCTCAAGCCCAGGCCCTGGTGACCAGCGAGTTGGAGAAGTTCCAG GACCGCCTGGCCCGGTGCACTATGCATTGCAACGACAAAGCCAAAGATTCAATCGATGCGGGGAGTAAAGAGCTTCAGGTGAAGCGGCAGCTGGAGAGTTGCGTGACCACGTGTGTGGATGACCACATGAACCTCATCCCAACCATGACCAAGAAGATGAAGGAGTCTCTCTCATCCATTGGGAAATAG
- the FAM136A gene encoding protein FAM136A isoform X2 produces the protein MFRCSAGCCEDSQASMQQVHQCIERCHAPLAQAQALVTSELEKFQDRLARCTMHCNDKAKDSIDAGSKELQVKRQLESCVTTCVDDHMNLIPTMTKKMKESLSSIGK, from the exons ATGTTCCGGTGCAGCGCCGGCTGTTGTGAGGACAGCCAGGCGTCCATGCAGCAAGTGCACCAGTGCATTGAGCGCTGCCATGCACCTCTGGCTCAAGCCCAGGCCCTGGTGACCAGCGAGTTGGAGAAGTTCCAG GACCGCCTGGCCCGGTGCACTATGCATTGCAACGACAAAGCCAAAGATTCAATCGATGCGGGGAGTAAAGAGCTTCAGGTGAAGCGGCAGCTGGAGAGTTGCGTGACCACGTGTGTGGATGACCACATGAACCTCATCCCAACCATGACCAAGAAGATGAAGGAGTCTCTCTCATCCATTGGGAAATAG